From the genome of Staphylococcus haemolyticus, one region includes:
- the upp gene encoding uracil phosphoribosyltransferase yields MSKVHVFDHPLIQHKLSYIRDMNTGTKEFRELVDEVGMLMAYEVTRDLELQDVEIKTPVTTMTAKRLAGKKLAIVPILRAGLGMTDGVLSLVPAARVGHIGLYRDPNTLKAVEYFAKLPQDIDERQIIVVDPMLATGASAIEAINSLKKRGAKNIRFMCLIAAPEGVEKMQEAHDDVDIYIAALDEKLNDKAYITPGLGDAGDRLFGTK; encoded by the coding sequence ATGAGTAAAGTACATGTATTTGATCACCCACTAATTCAACACAAATTAAGTTACATCCGTGATATGAATACGGGAACTAAAGAATTTAGAGAACTTGTTGATGAAGTAGGCATGTTAATGGCGTATGAAGTTACTAGAGATTTAGAACTACAAGATGTAGAAATTAAAACGCCAGTAACAACAATGACTGCAAAAAGATTAGCTGGTAAAAAATTAGCTATCGTTCCAATTCTTAGAGCTGGTTTAGGTATGACAGATGGTGTGTTAAGTCTAGTACCAGCAGCTAGAGTAGGTCATATTGGTCTATATCGTGATCCTAACACATTAAAAGCAGTAGAATACTTTGCTAAACTTCCACAAGATATTGATGAGAGACAAATCATTGTTGTAGATCCAATGCTAGCAACTGGAGCATCAGCAATTGAAGCCATCAATTCATTAAAGAAACGCGGTGCAAAAAATATTAGATTTATGTGTTTAATTGCAGCACCAGAAGGTGTAGAAAAGATGCAAGAGGCGCATGATGATGTAGATATTTATATTGCAGCATTAGATGAAAAATTAAATGACAAAGCATACATTACGCCTGGTTTAGGTGATGCTGGGGACAGATTATTTGGTACAAAATAG
- the prmC gene encoding peptide chain release factor N(5)-glutamine methyltransferase, with the protein MVNFKEQLDYAIKQAVDKGYEQSRAEWLMLDLFGWSRTDYLIHMYDDMSKAEEIKFSLATERMLLGEPIQYIVGFQSFYGYQFQVNEHCLIPRPETEEVMLHFLENCKSSATIADIGTGSGVLAITLKKLNKDFTVYATDIVQETLEVASDNAHYHEVAVTFLKGNALKPFIQNNIKLDGIVSNPPYIDVDEMEMMENTVVKYEPHKALFAENKGFAIYELILNDLPKVLNKDAYVTFEIGYNQGERLKNIILEKYPKLDVKVIKDINGNERIVSFKW; encoded by the coding sequence ATGGTGAACTTTAAAGAACAATTAGATTATGCGATTAAACAAGCTGTAGATAAGGGTTATGAACAATCGAGAGCAGAATGGTTGATGCTTGATTTATTTGGGTGGTCAAGAACTGATTATTTAATTCACATGTATGATGACATGTCAAAAGCAGAAGAAATCAAGTTTTCACTCGCGACTGAACGGATGCTTTTAGGTGAACCTATACAATATATTGTTGGTTTTCAATCTTTCTATGGCTATCAATTTCAAGTTAATGAACATTGTTTAATTCCACGTCCTGAAACGGAGGAAGTGATGTTGCATTTTCTTGAAAATTGTAAATCAAGTGCTACAATCGCTGATATTGGAACTGGCAGTGGTGTTTTAGCTATTACTTTAAAAAAGTTGAATAAAGATTTCACTGTTTATGCAACAGACATTGTTCAAGAGACCTTAGAAGTTGCATCAGATAATGCACATTATCATGAGGTAGCTGTAACTTTTTTAAAAGGCAATGCATTGAAACCTTTCATACAAAATAATATAAAATTGGATGGTATTGTTTCTAATCCACCATATATCGATGTCGATGAGATGGAAATGATGGAGAACACAGTTGTTAAGTATGAACCTCATAAAGCATTGTTTGCAGAGAATAAGGGTTTCGCTATTTATGAATTAATCCTTAATGATTTGCCTAAAGTTTTAAATAAAGATGCTTATGTCACCTTCGAAATTGGTTATAACCAAGGTGAAAGGTTAAAAAATATTATTTTAGAAAAGTATCCAAAACTTGATGTTAAAGTTATTAAAGATATAAACGGTAATGAAAGAATAGTGTCATTTAAATGGTAA
- the atpE gene encoding F0F1 ATP synthase subunit C encodes MGLIAAAIAIGLSALGAGIGNGLIVSRTVEGVARQPEARGQLMSIMFIGIGLVEALPIIGVVIAFMTLFQ; translated from the coding sequence ATGGGTTTAATCGCAGCAGCAATTGCAATTGGTTTATCAGCACTAGGCGCAGGTATCGGTAACGGTCTTATCGTTTCAAGAACAGTAGAAGGTGTAGCTCGTCAACCAGAAGCACGTGGACAATTAATGAGTATCATGTTCATCGGTATTGGTTTAGTTGAGGCATTACCTATCATCGGTGTTGTAATCGCATTCATGACTCTTTTCCAATAA
- a CDS encoding thymidine kinase — MYETYHSGWIECITGSMFSGKSEELIRRLRRGIYAKQKVVVFKPAIDDRYHKEKVVSHDGNELEAINISTSRDILLQDLSHVDVIGIDEIQFFDKEIVNIVEKLAENGHRVVVAGLDMDFRGEPFEPMPQIMAVSEQVTKLQAVCAVCGSSSSRTQRLIDGQPAKVDDPIILVGANESYEPRCRAHHIVAPSTSDEEEM, encoded by the coding sequence ATGTATGAAACTTACCATTCCGGTTGGATTGAATGCATTACTGGAAGTATGTTTAGCGGTAAGTCAGAAGAACTAATTCGTAGACTAAGAAGAGGGATATACGCTAAACAAAAAGTAGTAGTGTTTAAACCAGCGATTGATGATCGTTATCATAAAGAAAAAGTTGTTTCTCATGACGGTAATGAATTAGAAGCAATTAATATTTCTACTTCAAGAGATATATTATTACAGGATTTGTCTCATGTTGATGTCATTGGTATTGATGAGATTCAATTTTTCGATAAAGAAATTGTAAATATAGTGGAGAAGCTTGCTGAAAATGGCCATCGAGTAGTGGTTGCAGGCTTAGATATGGATTTCAGAGGGGAACCATTCGAACCCATGCCACAAATCATGGCGGTAAGTGAACAAGTTACTAAATTACAGGCTGTATGTGCAGTATGTGGTTCATCATCAAGTAGAACACAACGCTTAATCGATGGACAGCCAGCTAAAGTAGATGATCCTATCATTTTAGTTGGGGCGAATGAAAGTTATGAACCGAGATGTCGTGCACATCATATCGTAGCACCAAGTACAAGTGACGAGGAGGAAATGTAG
- the rho gene encoding transcription termination factor Rho — protein sequence MPEKVRTSPQYESFHELYKNYTTKELTQKAKTLKLTNYSKLNKSELVLAIMEAQMEKDGNYYMEGVLDDIQPDGYGFLRTVNYSKGEKDIYISASQIRRFEIKRGDKVTGKVRKPKDNEKYYGLLQVDFVNDENAEVVKKRPHFQALTPLYPEERIVLETDPQNYSTRIMDLVTPIGLGQRGLIVAPPKAGKTSLLKEIANAISKNKPDAKLFILLVGERPEEVTDIERSVESAEVVHSTFDEPPEHHVKVAELLLERAKRLVEIGQDVIILMDSITRLARAYNLVIPPSGRTLSGGLDPASLHKPKAFFGAARNIEAGGSLTILATALVETGSRMDDMIYEEFKGTGNMELHLDRKLSERRIFPAIDIGRSSTRKEELLISKSELDSLWQLRNMFTDSTDFTERFIRKLKRSKSNKEFFQQLQKAAEESTKTGKPII from the coding sequence ATGCCTGAAAAAGTACGTACATCTCCACAGTATGAGTCGTTTCATGAATTGTATAAAAATTACACAACGAAAGAATTAACACAAAAAGCAAAAACATTAAAACTTACTAATTATAGTAAATTGAATAAGAGTGAATTAGTTTTAGCTATCATGGAAGCCCAAATGGAAAAAGATGGTAACTATTACATGGAGGGTGTCTTAGATGATATCCAGCCTGATGGTTATGGGTTCCTAAGAACAGTCAACTATTCAAAAGGTGAAAAAGATATTTATATATCTGCAAGTCAAATACGACGTTTCGAAATTAAACGTGGTGATAAAGTAACCGGAAAAGTTCGTAAACCTAAAGATAATGAAAAATATTATGGTTTATTGCAAGTTGACTTTGTTAATGATGAGAATGCTGAAGTTGTAAAAAAACGCCCTCACTTTCAAGCTTTAACGCCTCTCTATCCTGAGGAAAGAATCGTTTTAGAAACAGATCCCCAAAATTATTCAACACGTATAATGGATTTAGTTACGCCTATTGGTCTAGGTCAACGTGGACTTATTGTTGCACCTCCTAAAGCGGGTAAAACGTCTTTATTAAAAGAAATTGCAAATGCGATTAGTAAAAATAAACCTGATGCAAAATTATTTATTTTATTAGTTGGGGAACGTCCGGAAGAAGTAACTGATATTGAAAGATCTGTTGAATCTGCTGAAGTAGTGCACTCGACTTTTGATGAGCCACCAGAACACCATGTTAAAGTAGCTGAATTATTATTAGAACGTGCTAAACGATTAGTTGAGATTGGTCAAGATGTTATTATTCTGATGGACTCAATTACTCGATTGGCAAGAGCGTATAACTTAGTTATACCGCCAAGTGGAAGAACATTATCAGGTGGTCTTGATCCTGCTTCATTACACAAACCTAAAGCATTCTTTGGTGCTGCACGTAACATTGAAGCAGGAGGAAGTTTAACGATATTAGCCACTGCATTAGTTGAAACTGGATCACGCATGGACGATATGATTTATGAAGAATTCAAAGGAACGGGAAATATGGAACTTCATCTTGATCGTAAATTATCTGAACGTCGAATTTTCCCTGCGATTGATATTGGAAGAAGTTCTACGCGTAAAGAAGAATTACTAATTAGTAAATCTGAACTTGATTCACTATGGCAGTTAAGAAACATGTTCACAGACTCTACAGATTTCACAGAAAGATTTATTAGAAAATTAAAACGCTCTAAAAGTAATAAAGAATTTTTCCAACAGTTGCAAAAGGCTGCTGAAGAAAGTACAAAAACAGGAAAACCGATTATTTAA
- the glyA gene encoding serine hydroxymethyltransferase yields the protein MSYIQNQDKAVYEAIQNEYNRQNNNIELIASENFVSEAVMEAQGSVMTNKYAEGYPGRRYYGGCDYVDVTETIAIERAKALFGAEHVNVQPHSGSQANMAVYLVALEMGDTVLGMNLSHGGHLTHGSPVNFSGKFYNFVDYGVDKETEKIDYEVVRQLAHEHKPKLIVAGTSAYSRQLDFKKFKEIADEVGAKLMVDMAHIAGLVAAGLHPNPVEHADFVTTTTHKTLRGPRGGLILCKEEYKKDIDKTIFPGIQGGPLEHVIAAKAVAFGEALEQDFKVYQEQVIKNAKVLSQTLQEEGFRIVSGGTDNHLLSVDVKNSVNVTGKEAEATLDSIGITCNKNTIPFDQEKAFVTSGIRLGTPAATTRGFDEEAFKEVGRIISLALKNPNNDTKLKEARERVSRLTAKYPLYE from the coding sequence ATGTCTTATATCCAAAATCAAGATAAAGCTGTCTATGAAGCGATTCAAAATGAATACAATAGACAAAATAACAACATTGAATTAATAGCATCTGAAAATTTTGTATCTGAAGCGGTAATGGAAGCACAAGGTTCTGTAATGACTAATAAATATGCTGAAGGCTATCCTGGTCGTCGTTATTATGGTGGTTGTGATTATGTAGACGTTACTGAAACAATTGCTATCGAACGAGCTAAAGCATTATTTGGTGCTGAACATGTAAATGTGCAACCACATTCAGGTTCTCAAGCAAACATGGCAGTTTATCTTGTCGCTCTAGAGATGGGTGATACTGTTTTAGGAATGAATTTAAGTCATGGTGGTCACTTAACACACGGGTCACCAGTTAATTTTAGTGGTAAATTCTATAACTTTGTTGACTATGGTGTAGATAAGGAAACTGAAAAAATTGACTATGAAGTGGTGCGTCAATTAGCACATGAACATAAACCGAAATTAATAGTTGCAGGTACATCAGCATATTCTAGACAACTGGATTTTAAAAAGTTTAAAGAAATCGCTGATGAAGTTGGTGCTAAATTAATGGTTGATATGGCCCATATCGCTGGTTTAGTAGCAGCAGGTTTACATCCAAATCCTGTTGAACATGCAGACTTTGTCACTACAACTACTCATAAAACATTACGTGGCCCACGTGGAGGCTTAATTCTTTGTAAAGAAGAGTATAAGAAAGATATAGATAAAACAATATTCCCTGGAATTCAAGGTGGCCCTTTAGAGCATGTCATTGCAGCTAAAGCAGTTGCGTTTGGTGAAGCGCTTGAGCAAGATTTTAAAGTTTATCAAGAACAAGTAATTAAAAACGCTAAAGTACTTTCACAAACATTGCAAGAAGAAGGCTTTAGAATTGTTTCAGGAGGGACTGATAATCATTTACTTTCTGTAGATGTTAAAAATTCAGTTAATGTTACTGGTAAAGAAGCTGAAGCGACTTTAGATTCTATTGGAATAACATGTAATAAAAATACAATCCCATTTGATCAAGAAAAAGCTTTCGTAACAAGTGGTATACGTTTAGGTACACCTGCAGCGACTACGAGAGGCTTTGATGAGGAAGCGTTTAAAGAAGTAGGTCGTATTATTAGCTTAGCACTAAAAAATCCTAATAATGATACTAAATTAAAAGAGGCAAGAGAAAGAGTAAGTCGTTTAACTGCTAAATATCCGCTATATGAATAA
- the wecB gene encoding non-hydrolyzing UDP-N-acetylglucosamine 2-epimerase, protein MKKIMTVFGTRPEAIKMAPLVKALEYDAELEPMIVVTAQHREMLDSVLHTFNIKPHYDLNIMEEGQTLSDITSRAMTKLEDVIKKERPDMVLVHGDTTTTFSGALAAFYNKVAIGHVEAGLRTRHKYAPFPEEVNRQMVSNLADLHFAPTKGAANNLLQENKSPDSIIITGNTAIDTLELTIQKEYTSDIIRKHQGKRIILLTVHRRENVGQPMINIYKAMRKIVDEYEDIVIVSPLHLNPKVRELAYEYLGEHERIELIEPLDVVDFHNFANKAYLILTDSGGIQEEAPSLNKPVLVLRDVTERPEGVTAGTLKVVGTDFDNVFKSTTEILENQMIYDQMALTQNPYGDGNASLRICESIKYYFGLTSKMPKSFNS, encoded by the coding sequence ATGAAAAAAATTATGACAGTCTTTGGTACTAGACCAGAAGCAATTAAGATGGCACCTTTAGTAAAGGCACTCGAATATGATGCTGAGTTAGAACCAATGATTGTTGTAACTGCTCAGCATCGTGAGATGTTAGATTCAGTATTACATACTTTTAACATTAAGCCACATTATGATTTAAATATTATGGAGGAAGGTCAAACACTTTCCGACATTACCTCAAGAGCTATGACGAAACTTGAAGATGTTATAAAAAAAGAGAGACCAGATATGGTATTAGTTCATGGCGACACAACTACAACATTTTCTGGTGCTCTTGCTGCTTTTTATAATAAAGTTGCTATTGGTCATGTTGAAGCAGGTTTAAGAACGCGACATAAATATGCGCCATTTCCAGAAGAAGTGAATAGGCAAATGGTTAGCAATTTAGCCGATTTACATTTTGCACCTACTAAAGGGGCGGCTAATAATCTACTTCAAGAAAACAAGAGTCCTGATTCAATAATTATTACTGGAAATACTGCTATCGACACACTCGAACTAACAATACAAAAAGAATATACTTCAGATATTATAAGAAAACATCAAGGTAAACGTATTATATTATTAACTGTCCATAGACGAGAAAATGTCGGACAGCCAATGATTAATATTTACAAAGCGATGCGCAAAATTGTGGATGAATATGAAGATATCGTTATTGTGTCTCCATTGCATTTAAATCCTAAAGTAAGAGAACTAGCTTACGAGTATTTAGGAGAACATGAACGTATAGAATTAATTGAACCACTCGATGTTGTAGATTTTCATAACTTTGCAAATAAAGCATATTTAATTTTGACTGATTCAGGAGGGATTCAAGAAGAAGCCCCTTCATTAAATAAACCTGTTCTTGTTCTAAGAGATGTAACTGAAAGACCAGAAGGTGTAACAGCAGGTACTTTAAAGGTTGTAGGTACTGATTTTGATAATGTTTTTAAATCAACAACAGAAATCTTAGAAAATCAAATGATTTATGATCAAATGGCGCTAACTCAAAATCCTTATGGTGATGGCAATGCATCTTTGAGAATATGTGAGAGTATAAAATATTATTTCGGCTTAACTTCAAAAATGCCAAAGTCTTTCAATTCATAA
- a CDS encoding low molecular weight protein arginine phosphatase has product MRITFVCTGNTCRSPIAESIAKKMLVDDTINSRGMFAIDGQSVSPESLEVIMEHNLPEPTVAKQFSEKDLNSDLILTMTDMHKQQLVSHYGDNGRIYQLSEYVGEIGDIVDPFGGSIDTYRQTFEQLLYLIGKLRTNS; this is encoded by the coding sequence ATGAGAATAACATTTGTATGTACTGGAAACACTTGCCGAAGTCCAATAGCCGAAAGTATCGCGAAGAAAATGCTTGTAGATGACACAATTAATTCTAGAGGAATGTTCGCGATTGATGGTCAATCCGTATCACCAGAGTCATTAGAAGTCATTATGGAGCATAATTTGCCTGAACCTACTGTAGCTAAGCAATTTAGTGAGAAAGATTTGAATAGTGACTTAATTTTAACGATGACAGATATGCATAAACAACAACTGGTTTCTCATTATGGTGACAATGGTCGCATTTATCAACTCAGTGAATATGTTGGAGAAATAGGTGACATTGTTGATCCTTTTGGTGGTAGCATAGATACTTACCGTCAAACGTTTGAACAACTTCTGTATTTGATAGGTAAGTTACGTACAAATTCATAA
- a CDS encoding type B 50S ribosomal protein L31 yields the protein MRQGIHPDYHKVIFLDTTTNFKFLSGSTKTSSETMEWEDGNEYPVIRLDVSSDSHPFYTGRQKFAAADGRVERFNKKFGLKSNNN from the coding sequence ATGAGACAAGGAATCCATCCTGATTATCACAAAGTTATCTTTTTAGATACAACTACTAACTTTAAATTTTTAAGTGGTTCAACTAAAACATCTTCAGAAACAATGGAATGGGAAGATGGTAATGAATACCCAGTTATTCGTTTAGATGTATCTTCTGATTCACACCCATTCTACACAGGACGTCAAAAATTCGCTGCTGCGGATGGTCGTGTGGAACGTTTCAACAAAAAGTTTGGTCTCAAATCAAACAACAACTAA
- a CDS encoding TIGR01440 family protein, with amino-acid sequence MQELKTLLDELKSQSFFNENEICVIGCSTSEVIGQKIGSVGSMEVAEAIFNALEEVKQDTGVSFAFQGCEHINRAVTIEREDFNPLTMEEVTVVPDVHAGGSLATYAYKHMNDPIVVEHISVPKGIDIGQTLIGMHIKHICVPVRTSVKQVGEAIVTIATSRPKKIGGERAKYE; translated from the coding sequence ATGCAAGAACTTAAAACTTTGCTTGATGAACTTAAATCGCAATCATTTTTCAATGAAAATGAAATTTGTGTGATAGGATGTTCGACTTCTGAAGTTATAGGACAGAAGATTGGTTCTGTAGGGTCAATGGAAGTTGCTGAAGCGATCTTTAATGCATTAGAAGAAGTGAAACAAGATACTGGTGTTTCTTTTGCATTCCAAGGTTGTGAACACATTAATAGAGCAGTCACAATTGAACGTGAAGATTTCAACCCTCTAACTATGGAAGAAGTCACTGTTGTTCCCGATGTTCACGCAGGAGGTAGTCTTGCTACATATGCTTATAAGCATATGAATGACCCAATCGTAGTTGAACATATTTCTGTACCTAAAGGTATTGATATAGGTCAAACATTAATTGGAATGCATATTAAACACATTTGTGTACCGGTTAGGACAAGTGTCAAACAGGTTGGTGAAGCAATTGTAACGATAGCAACCTCAAGACCTAAGAAAATCGGTGGTGAACGAGCTAAATACGAATAA
- the prfA gene encoding peptide chain release factor 1, whose product MFDQLDIVEERYEQLNEMLSDPEIVNDSDKLRKYSKEQADLQKTVDVYRDYKSKKEEIAEIDEMLNETEDKEEIEMLKEESASLKSAIPELEEQLKFLLIPKDPNDEKDVIVEIRAAAGGDEAAIFAGDLLRMYSKYAESQNFKTEIVEAAESDHGGYKEISFSVSGSGAYSKLKFENGAHRVQRVPETESGGRIHTSTATVAVLPEVEDVEIEIRNEDLKIDTYRSSGAGGQHVNTTDSAVRITHLPTGVIATSSEKSQIQNREKALKVLKARLYDMKLQEEQQKYAAQRKSAVGTGDRSERVRTYNYPQSRVTDHRIGLTLQKLDQIMEGKLDEIIDALTLSEQTEKLKELNNGEL is encoded by the coding sequence GTGTTTGATCAATTAGATATCGTTGAAGAAAGATATGAACAACTCAATGAAATGTTAAGTGACCCTGAGATTGTTAATGATTCAGATAAGTTACGTAAATATTCAAAAGAACAAGCTGATTTACAAAAAACAGTTGATGTATATAGAGATTATAAAAGTAAAAAAGAAGAAATTGCTGAAATTGATGAAATGTTAAATGAAACAGAAGATAAAGAAGAAATTGAAATGTTGAAAGAGGAAAGTGCTAGTTTGAAAAGTGCGATTCCTGAGTTGGAAGAACAACTTAAATTTTTATTAATTCCAAAAGACCCTAATGATGAGAAAGACGTTATCGTTGAAATCAGAGCAGCAGCAGGTGGAGATGAAGCGGCAATCTTCGCTGGCGATTTACTAAGAATGTATAGTAAGTATGCAGAATCTCAAAACTTTAAAACTGAAATTGTTGAAGCGGCTGAAAGTGACCATGGTGGTTATAAAGAAATTAGTTTCTCAGTTTCAGGTAGCGGTGCTTATAGTAAATTAAAATTTGAAAATGGTGCACACCGAGTTCAACGTGTACCTGAAACAGAATCAGGTGGACGAATTCATACTTCAACAGCGACAGTTGCTGTTCTTCCTGAAGTTGAAGATGTTGAGATTGAAATCCGTAATGAAGATTTGAAAATAGACACATATCGCTCAAGTGGTGCTGGTGGTCAGCACGTTAATACAACTGACTCAGCTGTTCGTATCACTCACTTACCTACTGGTGTTATTGCAACTTCTTCTGAAAAATCTCAAATTCAAAACCGTGAAAAAGCGTTGAAAGTTTTAAAAGCACGTTTATATGATATGAAATTACAGGAAGAACAACAAAAATATGCAGCACAACGTAAATCAGCAGTGGGTACAGGAGATAGATCTGAAAGAGTTAGAACATATAACTATCCTCAAAGCCGTGTAACTGACCATAGAATAGGATTAACTTTACAAAAGTTAGATCAAATTATGGAAGGTAAATTAGATGAAATTATTGATGCATTAACTTTATCTGAACAAACTGAGAAGTTGAAAGAACTAAACAATGGTGAACTTTAA
- a CDS encoding L-threonylcarbamoyladenylate synthase, translating to MKTEIWDMRDYQKSPLDYPELENIKQVYNDGGLIAIPTETVYGLGADARNQYAVSNIYQAKGRPSDNPLIVHIHDKSQLDQIVSHLPEEAKCLMDEFWPGPISFILPLRQGYLCEKVTGGLQSIAVRMPSHPIGRAILQYIDIPIAAPSANVSGRPSPTTFQHVFNDLNGKIDGIVNGDQSEEGLESTVLDCTQFPFRIARPGSITQAMLNDVFPGSVEEYHYDVNSQPIAPGMKYKHYAPDTPVTMLMHLSKPIKTIKEWSKTAFILPETLKQYAPSDALFIKLCKDEKDIRQANHNLYQILHSIDENPSIDQAYIYAFDKTDESEAIMNRIIKATGNHIVRGDNL from the coding sequence ATGAAAACTGAGATATGGGATATGCGTGATTATCAAAAATCGCCATTAGATTATCCAGAATTGGAAAATATAAAACAGGTATATAATGATGGTGGGTTAATTGCAATTCCAACAGAGACTGTTTACGGATTGGGTGCAGATGCTCGAAACCAATATGCAGTTTCAAACATATATCAAGCTAAAGGACGTCCTTCTGACAATCCATTAATTGTACATATACATGATAAATCTCAGCTTGATCAAATTGTTTCTCATTTGCCTGAAGAAGCCAAATGTTTGATGGATGAGTTTTGGCCTGGACCTATTTCATTTATTTTACCTTTAAGACAGGGTTATCTTTGTGAGAAAGTAACAGGTGGCTTACAATCAATTGCGGTAAGAATGCCAAGTCATCCAATAGGAAGAGCTATACTTCAATACATTGATATACCTATCGCTGCCCCTAGTGCTAATGTAAGTGGGCGACCTTCTCCTACAACCTTTCAACACGTTTTTAATGATTTAAATGGCAAAATTGACGGTATAGTCAATGGTGATCAAAGTGAAGAAGGATTAGAAAGCACTGTCCTAGATTGTACACAGTTTCCTTTCAGAATAGCAAGACCAGGATCAATAACACAAGCAATGCTTAATGATGTTTTTCCAGGAAGCGTTGAGGAATATCATTATGACGTCAATAGCCAACCAATAGCACCTGGAATGAAGTATAAGCACTATGCCCCTGATACACCAGTAACGATGCTAATGCATCTTAGTAAACCTATTAAAACAATTAAAGAATGGAGTAAAACAGCTTTTATTTTACCGGAAACTTTGAAGCAGTATGCTCCAAGTGATGCACTATTCATTAAACTTTGTAAAGATGAAAAAGATATAAGACAAGCTAATCATAACTTGTATCAAATACTTCATAGTATTGATGAAAATCCATCAATAGATCAAGCATATATTTATGCTTTTGATAAAACAGATGAATCTGAAGCAATAATGAATCGGATTATTAAAGCTACAGGTAATCACATTGTTCGAGGTGATAACTTATGA
- a CDS encoding ATP synthase subunit I, giving the protein MRRFSIIFKQFIQYYIYFLILLGVLSIIIPKPFILGLIIGTVGSLINTYIFELYLSRAKQPDNIHISTGNTWRYLVAIIACVIWFLLKDYVNIIGVMIGLMFSYVLIILRSLLLKS; this is encoded by the coding sequence ATGAGGCGTTTCAGCATCATATTTAAACAATTCATTCAATATTATATTTATTTTCTAATTTTATTGGGTGTTTTGTCTATCATTATTCCAAAACCTTTTATTCTTGGATTGATAATCGGCACAGTTGGATCTTTAATAAATACTTATATTTTCGAATTATATTTATCTCGGGCAAAGCAACCAGATAACATACATATTTCTACGGGCAATACTTGGAGGTACTTAGTCGCTATCATTGCGTGCGTAATATGGTTTTTATTAAAAGATTATGTCAATATTATTGGAGTAATGATAGGACTTATGTTTTCTTATGTTTTAATCATACTACGCTCTCTACTGCTAAAGAGTTAA
- the atpB gene encoding F0F1 ATP synthase subunit A, which produces MDHKNPLVSWNVFGFDLVFNLASIMMLVITAIIVFLIAIICTRNLKKRPSGKQNFIEWIFDFVRSIIESNMAWKKGGQFHFLAVTLILFIFVANMLGLPFAIVTKDHYLWWKSPTADATVTLTLSTMMILLTHYYGVKMRGTKAYIGNYFKPFWPLAIINVFEEFSSTLTLGLRLYGNIFAGELLLSLLAGLVVSSAWGWIIGIPGLIVWQGFSIFVGSIQAYIFIMLSMVYMSHKVADTH; this is translated from the coding sequence ATGGATCACAAAAACCCGCTCGTGAGTTGGAATGTGTTTGGTTTTGATCTCGTTTTCAATTTAGCAAGCATCATGATGTTAGTTATTACAGCAATCATTGTTTTTCTTATAGCTATTATTTGTACACGTAATTTAAAGAAAAGACCATCAGGTAAACAGAATTTTATCGAATGGATCTTTGACTTTGTGAGAAGCATCATTGAGAGTAATATGGCTTGGAAAAAAGGTGGTCAGTTTCACTTCTTAGCTGTAACATTGATATTATTTATCTTTGTTGCAAACATGTTAGGGTTACCATTTGCTATAGTGACTAAAGATCATTATCTATGGTGGAAATCTCCAACAGCAGATGCAACAGTCACATTGACATTGTCAACTATGATGATATTACTTACACACTATTATGGTGTGAAAATGCGTGGTACTAAGGCATACATAGGTAATTACTTCAAACCATTCTGGCCTTTAGCAATTATCAATGTTTTTGAAGAATTCTCTTCAACACTAACACTTGGACTACGTTTATATGGTAATATTTTTGCCGGTGAATTATTACTTTCATTATTAGCCGGTTTAGTTGTAAGTAGTGCTTGGGGTTGGATTATAGGTATTCCAGGTTTAATCGTATGGCAAGGATTCTCAATCTTTGTTGGCTCAATCCAGGCATATATATTTATCATGCTTTCAATGGTTTACATGTCCCACAAAGTAGCGGACACACATTAA